AAGTGTGCTTGGTTAAACGTCACGGCATGGAGCCTCTCGTTACTGAGGTTGTTGGCTTCACACAAAATTTTGCTTTTCTATCGCCATTGGGAGAGCTTTCTGGGGTTAGCCCTTCTTCAGAAGTTATCCCAACTGGTCTACCTTTGCACATTCGTGCAGGTAATGGTCTTTTAGGACGTGTATTGAATGGTTTGGGAGAACCTATTGATGCCGAGACAAAAGGACCTTTAGTTGATGTTAATGAAACCTATCCTATTTTCCGTGCACCACCTGATCCATTGCATAGGGAAAAGTTAAGAACAATCTTGTCCACAGGTGTGCGATGCATCGATGGTATGCTCACAGTAGCTAGAGGTCAGCGTATAGGGATCTTCGCTGGAGCGGGGGTTGGTAAATCCTCTCTTTTAGGGATGATTGCTAGAAATGCTGAAGAAGCTGATGTTAACGTGATTGCTCTCATCGGAGAGCGGGGCCGTGAGGTTCGTGAGTTTATCGAGGGGGACCTTGGGGAAGAAGGAATGAAACGATCAGTGATCGTTGTTTCTACATCAGATCAATCATCACAACTACGATTAAACGCTGCTTATGTAGGTACTGCTATAGCAGAGTATTTCCGAGATCAGGGGAAGACTGTTGTTTTAATGATGGATTCTGTAACTCGATTTGCTCGAGCCTTAAGGGAAGTCGGGTTGGCTGCTGGAGAACCGCCAGCTAGAGCAGGATACACACCTTCAGTATTTTCAACCTTACCTAGATTATTGGAGCGTTCCGGAGCATCAGATAAAGGAACGATCACAGCATTTTATACTGTGCTTGTTGCCGGAGATGATATGAATGAACCGGTCGCCGATGAGGTTAAATCGATTCTTGATGGGCACATTGTCTTATCTAATGCTTTAGCGCAGGCCTATCACTATCCTGCTATTGATGTTTTGGCATCAATTAGCCGTTTGCTGACAGCAATTGTTCCTGAGGAACAAAGGCGCATAATAGGAAAAGCTCGTGAAGTATTAGCAAAGTATAAAGCAAACGAAATGCTTATACGTATTGGAGAATATCGCCGAGGTTCCGATCGCGAAGTGGATTTTGCTATAGATCACATAGATAAGTTGAATAGATTCTTAAAGCAAGATATCCATGAAAAGACTAATTACGAGGAAGCTGCACAACAACTTCGGGCAATTTTCCGCTAAGATATTAAGGGTAGAATGCCGTGCCTAAATACCCGTTAGAGCCTGTTCTAGCGATTAAAAAAGATCGTGTCGATAGAGCAGAAAAAGTTGTTAAAGAAAAGCGCCGTCTTTTAGAGATAGAACAAGAGAAGTTAAGAGAAATTGAAGCTGCTCGTGACAAAGTGAAAAATCACTATATGCAAAAGATTCAGCAATTGCGAGAATTGTTAGATGAAGGCACAACGAGTGATGCAGTTTTACAGAGAAAAGCTTATATTAAAGTTGTTGCTGTACAACTGGCTGAAGAAGAAGAAAAGGTTAATAAACAAAAAGAAAGTGTTTTAGCAGCTTCTAAAGAGCTGGAAAAAGCAGAAGTTAATTTAGCCAAACGGCGAAAAGAAGAAGAAAAGACGCGTTTACATAAAGAAGAGTGGATGAAAGAAGCTCTAAAAGAAGAAGCGCGAGAAATAGAGAAAGAGCAAGATGAAATGGGACAGCTGCTTCATCAGTTGCGCAAGAAAAAACAACGTGAATCGGGGGAATCTAGTTCATGGAATTAAATAAAACATCCGAGTCTTTGTACAATTGCAAGACAGATCGCCATTCAGTACAACAGGACGTAGGTCCGGAGCCTAAAGATAACCGCGACGTTAAAGTATTTTCTTTGGAAGGCCGCCAACAATCCAAACAAGATCGTCAGGATAAAGTTTCGAATAAAGGTTCTCGTCAAGAATCTCGAGGAGCTGATGATAAGCATGTGGAAGAGAAAACATCTGCTGTATCTTCTAAAGAAGAAGATAAAGAAGATGGTGATGGCTTCATGGCTTATGACAATCCTACAGCAGGAATGGCATTTGTAGATGTCGCTGCTCCTGTTTCTAGCGAAGTTGTTGTAGAAAGTGCTACAGTAGCTGTCGCTAGTGCAGATTTACAGTGGGTGCAAGAAGTTATTGCTAATACTGTAGAATCAATGATGGTTGCTGATGTTAATGGTCAGCAGTTAATCGAATTAGTTTTAGATGCTGAAGGTAATGTTCCTGAAATTTTTGCAGGTGCAAATTTAACTTTAGTACAATCTGGAACAGACCTTTCTGTAAAATTCTCTAATTTTGTAGATAATGCTCAGATGACAGAAGCAATGAATCTCATTGTAAATAATCCTTCTCAGCTTGCTAGTTTAGTAGGAGCATTAAAAAATCGTCATTTAAATTTGACAGAATTGACTGTTGGATCAAGTATTGTACAATTGCCAACTGTTGAAGAGGTGCAAACACCTCTACATATGATTGCTGCCACAATTCATCAAAGAGATGAAGAGAGAGATCAAGAAGGGAAAGATCAGCAGCAACAGCAAGATCAAGAACAAAACCAATATAAAGTTGAAGAAGCACGTTTATAAAGGTGATTTCTCATGGCAGTAGCAGCGGAGCCTAGCGCTAGTTGGTTAAAATCTAGAAATGATTTCCTAAGTTCTTTAGTGAAAACAGAAGAAGGAATTTCTCTTCCTTCGTTTCCTAAAGATCTATGCCAACGTAGGTTGAAAGAAAAATTTCGTTTAGAAGAAACAAGTCTTACTATTCAACCCCGAGGCTCCCTCTCTGCTACACAAGCTGTTCAAGATTTTGGAACACATCTTCTAGTTCAGTCATTTCTAGCACAACCTTTAGATCCTGGAACCTTCTTCTTTGTTACTTCAGAAGCAGATCTTCAATCTTTCATGGTTGCTGTATTTAATGATTCTAGTTTAGCTTCCTATTTCTATGAGAAGGATAAACTATTAGGATTCCATTATTACTTTTGTGCAGAGCTATGTAAGTTACTTCAAGAATTAGCTTGGTTGCCCTCTCTATCTGCTAGAGTTGTAGGAGATGCACGGTTTTCTAGTAAGGATCTACAAGGATCCTACCAGGCTGTAGATATCACTTGTGGATTAGATGGAAAATATATGCGTTTCCGTTTACTTTTCCCAGAAGCGGTATGTGATAGTTGTAAACAGTTCCTTTCTGCGTCGGATCAAAATTTTGATGTTCATCAATTAGATCCTACCCCTTTGACGATGTCTATAGAAGTTGGTTATTGCCAACTAACACAAGAAGAATGGCAACAAGTTGTACATGGCAGCTTTATCTTATTAGATAGTTGTTTATATGATCCTGATACAGAAGACAGTGGTGGCTTACTTACTATTCAGGGACATCAATTTTTCGGTGGTCGTTTTGTTGATCAAACCTCTGGAGAATTTAAAATTACCAGCTATCCAAGTTTACAACAGGAAGAACCTACTGAAGAAACACCAGAAGCTGCTCTACCTGCAGCACCTTTACCAGGAAGCTGTAAATTAGTAGCCGAAGCTTCTAGATACTCATTAACTGTTGAAGAGTTTTTAAAACTTACTCAAGGCAGTATCTTAAATCTCGATGGTGTCCATCCCTCTCGAGGTGTGGATTTGATTCTCAA
This portion of the Chlamydia crocodili genome encodes:
- the sctN gene encoding type III secretion system ATPase SctN is translated as MDELTTDFDTLMSQLNDVHLTTVVGRITEVVGMLIKAVVPNVRVGEVCLVKRHGMEPLVTEVVGFTQNFAFLSPLGELSGVSPSSEVIPTGLPLHIRAGNGLLGRVLNGLGEPIDAETKGPLVDVNETYPIFRAPPDPLHREKLRTILSTGVRCIDGMLTVARGQRIGIFAGAGVGKSSLLGMIARNAEEADVNVIALIGERGREVREFIEGDLGEEGMKRSVIVVSTSDQSSQLRLNAAYVGTAIAEYFRDQGKTVVLMMDSVTRFARALREVGLAAGEPPARAGYTPSVFSTLPRLLERSGASDKGTITAFYTVLVAGDDMNEPVADEVKSILDGHIVLSNALAQAYHYPAIDVLASISRLLTAIVPEEQRRIIGKAREVLAKYKANEMLIRIGEYRRGSDREVDFAIDHIDKLNRFLKQDIHEKTNYEEAAQQLRAIFR
- a CDS encoding type III secretion T3S chaperone codes for the protein MPKYPLEPVLAIKKDRVDRAEKVVKEKRRLLEIEQEKLREIEAARDKVKNHYMQKIQQLRELLDEGTTSDAVLQRKAYIKVVAVQLAEEEEKVNKQKESVLAASKELEKAEVNLAKRRKEEEKTRLHKEEWMKEALKEEAREIEKEQDEMGQLLHQLRKKKQRESGESSSWN
- a CDS encoding DUF5421 family protein; this encodes MELNKTSESLYNCKTDRHSVQQDVGPEPKDNRDVKVFSLEGRQQSKQDRQDKVSNKGSRQESRGADDKHVEEKTSAVSSKEEDKEDGDGFMAYDNPTAGMAFVDVAAPVSSEVVVESATVAVASADLQWVQEVIANTVESMMVADVNGQQLIELVLDAEGNVPEIFAGANLTLVQSGTDLSVKFSNFVDNAQMTEAMNLIVNNPSQLASLVGALKNRHLNLTELTVGSSIVQLPTVEEVQTPLHMIAATIHQRDEERDQEGKDQQQQQDQEQNQYKVEEARL
- the sctQ gene encoding type III secretion system cytoplasmic ring protein SctQ, which gives rise to MAVAAEPSASWLKSRNDFLSSLVKTEEGISLPSFPKDLCQRRLKEKFRLEETSLTIQPRGSLSATQAVQDFGTHLLVQSFLAQPLDPGTFFFVTSEADLQSFMVAVFNDSSLASYFYEKDKLLGFHYYFCAELCKLLQELAWLPSLSARVVGDARFSSKDLQGSYQAVDITCGLDGKYMRFRLLFPEAVCDSCKQFLSASDQNFDVHQLDPTPLTMSIEVGYCQLTQEEWQQVVHGSFILLDSCLYDPDTEDSGGLLTIQGHQFFGGRFVDQTSGEFKITSYPSLQQEEPTEETPEAALPAAPLPGSCKLVAEASRYSLTVEEFLKLTQGSILNLDGVHPSRGVDLILNGAKVGRGEIVSLGDVLGIRVLEV